Proteins found in one Fulvitalea axinellae genomic segment:
- a CDS encoding glycoside hydrolase family 97 protein, whose translation MLRKTFLSICLLALVCVSSLSVGWAKDYKLSSPDGKINITVSDNGGFRYAVDFNGRQVLKPSAFAMEMDGYSPFGTSPRVSRVKRRSVNETLKPTVARKFASLKDQYNEMTLVCGRRYSVTFRAYDEGLAYRFETRLGKNVKVNEETVEYNFPEDYKLFLPKETSFYSHQERIYVQQKLSQVGDTLSSLPAMVDLGQGAKMLISEADLYDYPGLWLKGTADGSAKFDGVFPKLPSEYKDGSDRDRYVTKREDFMAETSGRRTFPWRMMILSEEDKDLMASDLVFKLSRPLAVEDAEWVKPGKVAWDWYNANNIKGVDFRAGINTETYKYYIDFAADYGLEYIILDEGWYVLGDLLTQTRHMDVPAIIDYGKKKGVGVILWMSWKTLDEQFDQAMEQASKWGAAGLKVDFMQRDDQPMVNYYEKVAKEAAKRHLLVDFHGSYKPSGLRRAYPNVVSYEGVRGLEQHKWGGYCNPDHDVQLPFIRNVVGPMDYTPGAMDNAQPGNYRGRFSRPMSRGTRCHQMAMYAVFESPLQMLADSPSNYIREAECTEFIAQFPTVWEETVPLAGKVGEYVAVARKSEGKWYMGAMTGLDDRELEIDFSFLPAGEHKIEIFQDGVNADRHAEDYKRVVKTVNNRTKMKIKMAPGGGWAAIVK comes from the coding sequence ATGTTAAGGAAAACATTTTTGAGCATTTGCCTGCTTGCGCTGGTCTGCGTAAGCTCGCTTTCCGTCGGCTGGGCCAAGGATTATAAACTGTCCTCTCCCGACGGCAAAATAAATATTACGGTCAGCGACAATGGCGGATTCCGCTATGCCGTAGATTTCAACGGACGCCAAGTGCTAAAGCCTTCGGCTTTCGCCATGGAAATGGACGGTTACTCGCCATTCGGCACCAGTCCAAGGGTTTCAAGAGTAAAAAGACGCTCGGTAAACGAGACGCTCAAGCCGACCGTGGCCCGGAAATTCGCCAGCCTCAAAGACCAGTACAACGAAATGACCCTGGTTTGCGGACGCCGTTACAGCGTAACTTTCCGCGCTTATGACGAGGGCCTGGCCTACCGTTTCGAAACCCGCTTGGGCAAAAACGTAAAGGTAAACGAGGAAACCGTGGAATATAACTTCCCGGAAGACTACAAGCTGTTCCTCCCGAAGGAAACAAGCTTTTATTCGCACCAAGAGCGGATTTATGTCCAGCAAAAGCTCTCGCAAGTGGGCGATACGCTCAGTTCACTGCCCGCCATGGTGGATTTGGGCCAAGGCGCCAAAATGCTGATCTCCGAAGCCGACCTCTACGACTACCCCGGCCTCTGGCTGAAGGGAACGGCTGACGGTTCCGCCAAATTCGACGGCGTTTTCCCGAAACTCCCCTCGGAATACAAAGACGGCAGCGACCGTGACCGTTACGTCACCAAGCGCGAGGATTTTATGGCCGAAACTTCCGGACGCCGTACTTTCCCTTGGCGGATGATGATCCTCTCGGAGGAAGACAAAGACCTGATGGCATCAGACCTTGTATTCAAGCTTTCAAGGCCTTTGGCCGTGGAAGACGCCGAATGGGTGAAGCCCGGCAAGGTGGCTTGGGACTGGTACAACGCCAACAACATCAAAGGCGTGGATTTCCGCGCGGGCATCAACACCGAAACTTACAAATACTACATCGACTTCGCGGCCGACTACGGATTGGAATACATCATTCTGGACGAGGGCTGGTACGTACTCGGCGACTTGCTGACGCAAACCAGACACATGGACGTACCCGCCATCATCGACTACGGAAAGAAAAAAGGCGTGGGCGTAATCCTCTGGATGTCTTGGAAAACGCTTGACGAGCAGTTTGACCAAGCCATGGAACAGGCCTCGAAATGGGGCGCCGCCGGCCTGAAAGTCGATTTTATGCAACGCGACGACCAACCGATGGTCAACTATTACGAAAAAGTGGCCAAAGAAGCCGCCAAGCGCCATCTGCTTGTCGATTTCCACGGCTCTTACAAACCGTCCGGCCTGCGCCGAGCCTACCCGAACGTGGTCTCTTACGAAGGCGTCCGCGGACTCGAACAGCACAAATGGGGCGGATACTGCAACCCGGACCACGACGTTCAGCTTCCGTTTATCCGCAATGTTGTCGGACCGATGGACTACACGCCGGGCGCGATGGACAACGCCCAGCCGGGCAACTACCGCGGGCGCTTCAGCCGTCCGATGAGCCGTGGCACGCGCTGTCACCAAATGGCGATGTACGCCGTGTTCGAAAGCCCGCTCCAGATGCTGGCCGACTCGCCTTCGAACTACATCCGCGAGGCCGAGTGTACCGAATTTATCGCGCAATTCCCCACCGTTTGGGAAGAGACCGTACCTCTTGCCGGCAAAGTTGGCGAATACGTGGCCGTAGCCCGAAAATCTGAAGGCAAGTGGTATATGGGCGCCATGACAGGCTTGGACGACAGGGAGCTTGAGATCGATTTCTCATTCCTGCCTGCCGGCGAACACAAAATCGAGATTTTCCAAGACGGCGTCAACGCCGACCGCCACGCCGAAGACTACAAACGAGTGGTAAAAACGGTAAACAACCGCACGAAAATGAAAATCAAAATGGCTCCCGGCGGCGGTTGGGCGGCTATTGTCAAATAA
- a CDS encoding IS982 family transposase, with translation MTVLDTLKLTEIFIASDDFCKRLDEYHKEKGIGNQKKSGRPATMSDSEIMTVLIFFHLSGIRCFKWYYNNVLMVYLRSYFPDLPDYTTFLTASNRVFAPMTLFMQAVRLSPRTGHNYVDSKPLAVCHNKRIKQHRVFAGIAKRGKSSMGWFFGFKLHAVINEYGQLVVVRISSGNVSDNNHKMLRSLTKDLQGFLYGDKGYISKLRDELRGKGLTLVTKLRSKMRPKEMLAEEQKHYLKHRGLIESAFDILKHVCQIEHSRHRSVKGFLINTIAALLAYTFLDKTPECPKFPKKLGKWDRKMTIELI, from the coding sequence ATGACCGTTCTGGACACTCTCAAATTAACTGAAATTTTCATCGCTTCCGACGATTTCTGCAAACGATTGGACGAGTACCACAAGGAGAAAGGAATCGGAAACCAGAAGAAATCCGGTAGGCCCGCGACGATGAGTGACAGTGAAATCATGACGGTTTTGATATTCTTTCACCTCTCCGGCATCCGGTGTTTCAAGTGGTACTACAACAACGTGCTTATGGTTTACCTGAGAAGCTACTTTCCGGACCTGCCGGACTACACCACTTTCCTTACCGCCTCAAACCGGGTTTTCGCTCCCATGACGCTTTTTATGCAGGCCGTCAGGCTGTCTCCCCGGACAGGCCACAATTACGTGGACTCCAAACCTCTGGCCGTGTGCCACAACAAAAGAATAAAACAACACAGGGTTTTCGCCGGAATCGCCAAACGTGGCAAGAGCTCGATGGGATGGTTCTTCGGGTTTAAGCTCCATGCCGTCATAAACGAATACGGACAGCTGGTCGTCGTCAGGATATCTTCGGGAAATGTATCGGACAACAACCACAAAATGCTCAGGTCACTCACCAAAGACCTGCAAGGGTTCCTCTATGGGGACAAAGGGTATATTTCCAAACTCAGGGACGAACTCAGGGGCAAAGGCCTAACCTTGGTCACAAAGCTCAGGAGTAAAATGAGGCCCAAAGAAATGCTTGCCGAAGAGCAAAAACACTATTTGAAGCACAGGGGGCTAATCGAATCGGCGTTCGATATCCTCAAACATGTTTGCCAGATTGAACACTCAAGGCACAGAAGCGTCAAAGGGTTTCTAATCAACACAATAGCCGCGTTACTCGCTTATACTTTCCTTGACAAAACACCTGAATGCCCTAAATTCCCCAAGAAGCTGGGGAAGTGGGATAGGAAGATGACGATTGAACTAATCTAA
- a CDS encoding 6-bladed beta-propeller → MKSILRLILVSIFIALLSACGDKNQSKEPASAQEMITIDLNQEFESKPIPLSQIAKDIRVIRLSSEEESLMRYFRGFVGKKYIISVTRKNILQFDSNGKFIRTITRSGKGPREFSQMVMSWAVDDHEKHLFYNGFKNNYICKFNLETGEFEKDINIPIEHCSDIFNMASVNDTTLVIAPNKYKSSGYEYFSLSHSGRIIDGYKRKPIAKELWPKSFNKPTLKKADDEHLLLLTNQSEPMYRLDKKRRDPVLQIQGKDTTFIDEGFIVSFMNCTHTSEKYTYLTLSKVKEAFGAIMTAGDASYLYDKKKNETVEIKKFTYDTYGIPLGKRLMNLDRGVFYCSVNAIDLKNKLDKIIEKNELPKKEMEWVKNLQDKVSEDDNPVIFSGKWI, encoded by the coding sequence ATGAAATCAATACTCCGTCTTATTCTCGTCTCGATTTTTATCGCTTTGCTTTCGGCTTGCGGTGACAAAAACCAAAGCAAAGAACCAGCCTCCGCCCAAGAAATGATAACCATAGACTTGAATCAAGAATTCGAGTCCAAACCTATTCCATTAAGCCAAATCGCCAAAGACATTCGGGTTATACGTTTGAGTTCTGAGGAAGAGTCTCTTATGCGCTACTTTAGAGGCTTTGTCGGGAAGAAATATATTATCTCAGTCACTAGAAAAAATATTCTGCAATTCGACTCAAACGGAAAGTTTATCCGCACAATCACCCGAAGCGGAAAAGGGCCAAGAGAATTCAGCCAAATGGTAATGAGTTGGGCCGTGGACGACCACGAGAAACACTTATTTTACAATGGTTTTAAAAACAACTATATCTGCAAGTTCAATCTGGAAACAGGTGAATTCGAAAAAGACATTAATATTCCTATAGAGCATTGCAGTGATATATTCAATATGGCTTCCGTCAATGACACCACTTTAGTGATTGCTCCGAACAAGTACAAAAGCTCTGGCTATGAATATTTTTCCCTTAGCCATTCCGGAAGAATCATTGACGGCTATAAGCGAAAACCAATTGCAAAAGAGCTATGGCCCAAGTCCTTTAACAAACCAACTCTTAAAAAAGCGGACGATGAACACCTTCTACTCTTGACGAATCAATCAGAGCCAATGTACAGGCTGGACAAAAAACGAAGGGATCCTGTATTGCAGATCCAAGGCAAGGATACCACCTTTATCGATGAAGGATTTATTGTCAGCTTTATGAATTGCACGCACACATCGGAAAAATACACATACCTAACACTTTCGAAAGTTAAAGAAGCATTTGGGGCCATAATGACAGCCGGTGACGCCTCTTATCTCTACGACAAGAAAAAAAATGAAACTGTAGAAATAAAAAAATTCACCTATGATACGTACGGGATACCGTTAGGTAAGCGCCTGATGAATCTTGACAGAGGCGTTTTCTATTGTTCAGTAAACGCTATCGATCTAAAAAACAAATTGGATAAGATTATTGAGAAAAACGAACTGCCCAAAAAGGAAATGGAATGGGTAAAAAACCTTCAGGATAAAGTGAGCGAGGATGATAATCCAGTTATTTTTTCCGGTAAATGGATATAA
- a CDS encoding 6-bladed beta-propeller, whose translation MILRIFTLLAFVSFFCSCTSNKKKSPDDNSLKVITLDPSAPQKNCKLSGITDSVKVIKLENKEEALLGRYPQLRHIDNQFAVFSEGEQDVVLVFDLEGKHLFTIADKGEGPKEYRSIEKVSVQNQKIYIVSSEKVLVYDFKGKQVAVRYHGRRGGDWQILSENSWAFFPYQNYYSSNRKGVLFFDSAFNLLKTEASKSSEVLDKSYNISMHTSVQPKRFGDEWIYQGLFTDTLYHLTSQGSKPFALIKSTVPQRGLLASVDLGERKKATARGEMTRPFWSFGDRYCAVNYVVKNERIYSLIDFQTGEVLFHTNWKSSLDKFGLINDALKGAFFWPDYLEKDRMACLYSLEKLSDKQCEELGVELEDNSVLVVAYLKK comes from the coding sequence ATGATTTTGAGAATTTTTACATTATTAGCTTTTGTGTCGTTTTTTTGCTCGTGTACTTCTAATAAGAAGAAAAGTCCAGATGACAATAGCTTGAAAGTGATAACGCTCGACCCAAGTGCACCCCAAAAAAATTGTAAACTTTCAGGTATTACAGACAGTGTTAAGGTTATTAAACTGGAGAACAAAGAGGAAGCGTTATTAGGGCGGTATCCTCAGTTGCGTCATATTGATAATCAGTTTGCAGTTTTTTCGGAGGGGGAACAGGATGTGGTTTTAGTTTTTGATTTGGAAGGTAAGCATCTTTTTACCATTGCGGACAAAGGAGAAGGGCCAAAGGAATATAGAAGCATAGAAAAGGTTTCTGTTCAAAATCAGAAGATTTATATCGTTAGTTCCGAAAAAGTTCTTGTCTATGATTTTAAGGGAAAACAGGTTGCTGTTCGCTATCATGGAAGAAGAGGGGGCGATTGGCAAATACTTTCGGAGAATTCGTGGGCATTCTTTCCTTACCAAAACTATTATAGCTCTAACAGAAAGGGAGTTTTATTTTTTGATTCAGCATTTAACCTGCTGAAAACAGAGGCCAGTAAGAGTTCGGAGGTATTGGACAAAAGTTATAATATATCGATGCATACGAGTGTCCAACCAAAACGATTTGGCGATGAATGGATTTACCAGGGATTATTTACGGATACACTTTATCATTTGACTTCACAGGGCAGTAAACCATTTGCGTTGATAAAGAGTACGGTCCCGCAAAGAGGCTTGTTGGCAAGTGTTGATCTAGGAGAGAGAAAAAAGGCGACGGCTAGGGGAGAAATGACTCGACCGTTTTGGAGTTTTGGTGATCGATATTGTGCCGTTAATTATGTGGTAAAGAACGAAAGGATTTATTCCTTAATAGATTTTCAAACAGGGGAAGTTTTGTTTCATACAAATTGGAAGTCGAGTTTGGATAAGTTCGGTTTGATAAATGACGCGCTGAAAGGGGCTTTCTTCTGGCCGGATTATTTGGAGAAAGATAGGATGGCTTGCCTTTATTCTCTGGAAAAGTTGAGCGATAAACAATGTGAGGAGTTAGGAGTGGAGCTGGAGGACAACTCAGTTCTGGTGGTCGCATACCTGAAAAAGTAA
- a CDS encoding 6-bladed beta-propeller codes for MRLVLFLFPVLVFLSCQVDRNNEKQSGSSMKVLKGRVGENIDSNIKIDSGTFEVVKLKGVSDYLSEFDEFKVRKGNFYGLASEKIYCFNDQGVFKFKIDKMGKGPGEYLSIKDFHVDEDGQIAILDHQANKIAKYDQYGQFVDEIFIGISGFTFGRIDKDLWAIYVMSSISNKTSSRLNIFSESKNKIVGDKFKIKKNSSRLFSFHDLSKTNYNEREIIKPFPA; via the coding sequence ATGAGATTGGTTTTATTTCTATTTCCCGTTCTGGTATTTCTGTCTTGTCAAGTAGATAGAAATAATGAGAAGCAATCTGGATCTTCTATGAAAGTGCTGAAGGGGCGAGTTGGTGAAAATATTGATTCAAATATAAAAATTGATTCGGGTACGTTTGAGGTCGTGAAGCTAAAGGGGGTAAGCGATTATTTATCAGAATTTGATGAGTTTAAAGTTAGGAAAGGGAATTTCTATGGATTGGCATCTGAGAAGATATATTGTTTTAATGACCAAGGGGTATTTAAGTTTAAGATAGATAAGATGGGAAAGGGACCTGGTGAATATCTCTCTATTAAGGATTTTCATGTTGATGAGGATGGACAAATAGCAATACTAGATCATCAGGCAAACAAAATCGCTAAATACGATCAATATGGGCAATTTGTGGATGAAATATTTATTGGAATATCAGGTTTTACATTTGGTCGTATTGATAAAGATTTATGGGCGATATATGTTATGTCATCTATCTCGAATAAAACGTCAAGTAGACTGAATATCTTTTCGGAAAGTAAAAATAAAATTGTTGGGGATAAGTTTAAGATTAAAAAGAACTCATCTCGACTTTTTTCTTTTCATGATCTTTCGAAGACCAATTACAATGAAAGAGAGATAATTAAGCCCTTCCCAGCTTGA